A DNA window from Actinomadura coerulea contains the following coding sequences:
- a CDS encoding FMN-binding protein, whose translation MRRAVFTTSATIAGVVLLLSLKPHQHDTAVPPPSTAGGGTGDGTSGAAGSGANPVSRTYRGQSVDTRYGPVQVEITMSGGHLTAVRVLRSPSENGRDREIASIALPKLTKKALAAGSARIDTVSGATYTSEGYITSLQSALDSARA comes from the coding sequence ATGCGCCGAGCCGTGTTCACCACGAGCGCGACGATCGCGGGAGTCGTGCTGCTGCTGTCGTTGAAACCGCACCAGCACGACACCGCCGTGCCGCCCCCCTCCACCGCGGGCGGCGGGACCGGCGACGGGACGAGCGGAGCCGCGGGCAGCGGAGCGAACCCGGTGAGCAGGACGTACCGGGGCCAGAGCGTCGACACCCGCTACGGGCCCGTCCAGGTCGAGATCACGATGTCGGGCGGCCACCTCACCGCCGTCCGCGTCCTGCGCTCTCCATCGGAGAACGGCCGCGACCGCGAGATCGCCTCCATCGCCCTCCCCAAGCTCACCAAGAAGGCCCTCGCGGCGGGCAGCGCGCGCATCGACACCGTGTCCGGGGCCACCTACACCAGCGAGGGGTACATCACGTCCCTTCAGAGCGCCCTGGACAGTGCCCGTGCCTGA
- a CDS encoding rhodanese-like domain-containing protein — protein sequence MTTPPTASTVDVPALRELLESDDRPRLIDVRTPGEFETGHIPGSYNVPLDLLREHRAELRAHLDEQVVLVCRSGQRAGQASQALAGAGLPNLRVLHGGIGAWQAAGEPVAAGRPRWDLERQVRLVAGSVVLGSVLASTAVPRAKWLAAAIGGGLTFAALSNTCAMGMALSKLPYNRGPKCDMAAVLGALASDRP from the coding sequence GTGACCACCCCGCCCACCGCGTCCACCGTGGACGTCCCCGCCCTGCGCGAACTCCTGGAGTCCGACGACCGGCCGCGGCTCATCGACGTCCGGACGCCCGGCGAGTTCGAGACCGGGCACATCCCCGGCTCCTACAACGTGCCGCTCGACCTGCTGCGCGAGCACCGCGCCGAACTGCGCGCCCACCTCGACGAGCAGGTGGTGCTCGTCTGCCGGTCCGGGCAGCGGGCCGGCCAGGCCTCCCAGGCGCTGGCGGGCGCGGGCCTGCCGAACCTGCGCGTCCTGCACGGCGGCATCGGCGCCTGGCAGGCCGCGGGCGAACCGGTCGCCGCGGGACGCCCCCGCTGGGACCTGGAGCGCCAGGTCCGCCTGGTCGCGGGCTCGGTCGTGCTCGGCTCGGTCCTGGCGAGCACGGCCGTCCCGCGCGCCAAGTGGCTCGCGGCGGCCATCGGCGGCGGCCTCACCTTCGCCGCCCTGTCCAACACCTGCGCCATGGGGATGGCCCTGTCCAAGCTGCCCTACAACCGCGGCCCGAAATGCGACATGGCCGCCGTCCTGGGCGCCCTGGCCTCGGACCGCCCATGA
- a CDS encoding FAD:protein FMN transferase has protein sequence MPEGIRHVEHAMGTVFSFDVRTARSPSIAAALAQAVAWLHHVDRVFSPYRPDSQVSRLADGRAALGECGPEVAEVLRLGAELEQSTGGAFTCEPGGWLDPSGVVKGWAIERASTILHDAGAHDHCVNGGGDVQARGETGPGEPWRIGIADPRDRGGLVAVVSGRDIAVATSGTAERGEHILDPRTGRPAAGLASVTLVGRHLTDVDALATAAFAMGGAARAWAEARPDIEALGVTPEGGLWWTPGFEDLALLPSGRI, from the coding sequence GTGCCTGAGGGGATCCGCCACGTGGAGCACGCGATGGGGACGGTGTTCTCCTTCGACGTCCGCACGGCGCGCTCGCCGTCCATCGCCGCGGCCCTCGCGCAGGCCGTCGCCTGGCTGCACCACGTCGACCGCGTCTTCTCCCCCTACCGCCCCGACAGCCAGGTGTCGCGCCTGGCGGACGGCCGCGCCGCGCTCGGCGAGTGCGGTCCCGAGGTCGCCGAGGTCCTGCGCCTCGGCGCGGAACTCGAACAATCCACCGGCGGCGCGTTCACCTGCGAGCCGGGGGGCTGGCTCGATCCCAGCGGGGTGGTCAAGGGCTGGGCGATCGAGCGGGCGTCGACGATCCTGCACGACGCCGGCGCGCACGACCACTGCGTGAACGGCGGCGGCGACGTCCAGGCGCGCGGCGAGACCGGGCCCGGTGAACCGTGGCGGATCGGCATCGCCGACCCCCGCGACCGCGGCGGGCTCGTCGCCGTCGTGTCCGGGCGCGACATCGCCGTCGCCACCTCGGGCACCGCCGAGCGCGGCGAGCACATCCTCGACCCCCGCACCGGGCGTCCCGCCGCGGGCCTGGCCTCCGTGACGCTGGTCGGGCGCCACCTCACCGACGTCGACGCGCTCGCCACCGCGGCCTTCGCCATGGGCGGCGCGGCCCGCGCCTGGGCGGAGGCCCGGCCGGATATCGAGGCGCTCGGCGTGACGCCCGAAGGCGGCCTGTGGTGGACGCCCGGCTTCGAGGACCTCGCCCTGCTCCCCTCCGGCCGCATCTGA
- a CDS encoding universal stress protein produces MSHVVVGYDGTSESERALRWAVEEARLRRLPLTVCHAWQWPYPIEFIDREGVAIVRRMGEHMLDQGVALARELAPGLKVLKRLDTGGPYLALLNQGPDAELIVVGSHPPEEMSVGSTVLRVAARADIPVAVVRSGPSRDGLVVVGVDGSPGADAALAFAFEEAALRGWRLRAVYGCWEPGAAPDGDLSLFGDEDKLRHVCGCVLERAVAPWLVKYPFVQAVTSLVLRPPREVLLEAAEGATLTVVGSRGAGAVGPLSVGATSDALLKHAPCTTTIVPRRVG; encoded by the coding sequence ATGAGCCACGTGGTCGTCGGCTACGACGGAACGAGCGAGAGCGAGCGCGCCCTGCGCTGGGCGGTGGAGGAGGCCCGGCTCCGGCGGCTGCCGCTGACGGTGTGCCACGCGTGGCAGTGGCCGTATCCGATCGAATTCATCGACCGCGAGGGCGTGGCCATCGTCCGCCGGATGGGGGAGCACATGCTCGACCAGGGCGTGGCGCTGGCGCGCGAGCTGGCACCCGGCCTGAAGGTGCTCAAGCGGCTGGACACCGGGGGGCCCTACCTGGCGCTGCTGAACCAGGGGCCGGACGCGGAGCTCATCGTCGTCGGCTCGCACCCGCCGGAGGAGATGTCCGTCGGGTCCACGGTGCTGCGGGTGGCGGCCCGGGCCGACATCCCGGTCGCGGTCGTGCGCTCGGGCCCCTCTCGCGACGGACTGGTGGTCGTGGGCGTGGACGGCTCCCCGGGCGCCGACGCGGCACTGGCGTTCGCCTTCGAGGAGGCGGCGCTGCGCGGCTGGCGGCTGCGCGCGGTGTACGGATGCTGGGAGCCCGGCGCCGCCCCCGACGGCGACCTGTCGCTGTTCGGCGACGAGGACAAGCTCCGCCACGTGTGCGGATGCGTGCTCGAACGGGCGGTCGCGCCCTGGCTGGTCAAGTACCCCTTCGTCCAGGCGGTGACCTCGCTGGTGCTCAGGCCGCCCCGCGAGGTCCTGCTGGAAGCGGCGGAGGGCGCGACGCTGACGGTGGTGGGCTCGCGCGGCGCCGGCGCCGTCGGGCCGCTGTCGGTGGGCGCGACGAGCGACGCGCTGCTCAAGCACGCGCCCTGCACGACCACGATCGTCCCGCGGCGGGTCGGATGA
- a CDS encoding universal stress protein — translation MSTQRTAILVGTDGSAHSDRAIGWAADEAARHGKELHILHVLETPTKTAPGNTGGDAASLVDAWNPVLRAGRDAALRRHPRLKVETMLVHDRTVAGGLRHYTGEAAEVVVGHRGRGGFASLLLGSTGLHLAGHYPGPVVIVRGHSDTPIGEVVVGLDLAEDPAPALDHAFAAAAARGARLRVLHAWRPAAGSGADVQLATNGRCDRLAAVLAPWRGRDPDLKVGEDVVIGHPVQTLARASAEADLVVVGSRGRSFPLGSVGHGVIHHAHCPVAVVRPRD, via the coding sequence ATGTCCACGCAGCGAACGGCGATCCTGGTCGGAACCGACGGGTCCGCCCACTCCGACCGCGCCATCGGCTGGGCGGCCGACGAGGCCGCGCGCCACGGCAAGGAACTGCACATCCTCCACGTCCTGGAGACCCCCACGAAGACCGCGCCCGGCAACACGGGCGGCGACGCCGCGTCACTGGTGGACGCCTGGAACCCGGTGCTGCGCGCCGGACGGGACGCGGCCCTGCGGCGGCACCCCCGCCTCAAGGTCGAGACGATGCTCGTCCACGACCGGACGGTGGCGGGCGGCCTGCGGCACTACACCGGCGAGGCCGCCGAGGTCGTCGTCGGCCATCGCGGCCGGGGCGGCTTCGCCTCGCTGCTGCTCGGCTCCACCGGCCTGCACCTGGCCGGGCACTACCCGGGCCCCGTGGTCATCGTCCGCGGCCACTCGGACACCCCCATCGGGGAGGTCGTGGTCGGACTGGACCTGGCCGAGGACCCCGCCCCCGCGCTCGACCACGCGTTCGCCGCGGCCGCCGCGCGGGGCGCCCGGCTCCGCGTGCTGCACGCCTGGCGGCCCGCCGCCGGCTCGGGGGCCGACGTCCAGCTCGCCACCAACGGCCGCTGCGACCGCCTGGCCGCGGTCCTGGCGCCGTGGCGCGGGCGCGACCCGGACCTCAAGGTCGGCGAGGACGTGGTCATCGGCCACCCGGTGCAGACGCTCGCGCGGGCCTCCGCGGAGGCCGACCTGGTCGTGGTCGGGTCCCGGGGCCGGTCGTTCCCGCTCGGATCGGTCGGCCACGGCGTCATCCACCACGCCCACTGCCCCGTCGCCGTCGTCCGCCCCCGCGACTGA
- a CDS encoding DoxX family membrane protein, with translation MGRDTLIRVVTPKPLTESHAARYAWAAARLALGWIFLWAFLDKTFGLGHETPAAKAWIDGGSPTDGFMAHATAGPLAGFYHDIAGAAWADWLFMLGLAGIGAALVLGVGMRVAAAAGAALLVMMWSAVLPPENNPFMDDHLVYAILVIGLALVSAGDTLGLGRWWGGTRLVKRLPFLK, from the coding sequence ATGGGCCGGGACACTCTGATCCGGGTGGTGACCCCCAAGCCGCTGACCGAGTCGCACGCCGCCCGTTACGCGTGGGCCGCCGCCCGCCTCGCGCTCGGCTGGATCTTCCTGTGGGCGTTCCTGGACAAGACCTTCGGGCTGGGCCACGAGACCCCCGCGGCCAAGGCGTGGATCGACGGCGGCAGCCCGACCGACGGGTTCATGGCGCACGCGACCGCCGGACCGCTCGCCGGCTTCTACCACGACATCGCGGGAGCGGCCTGGGCCGACTGGCTGTTCATGCTCGGGCTGGCCGGCATCGGCGCCGCCCTCGTCCTGGGCGTGGGCATGCGGGTCGCCGCCGCGGCGGGAGCCGCCCTGCTGGTGATGATGTGGTCGGCGGTCCTCCCCCCGGAGAACAACCCCTTCATGGACGACCACCTGGTCTACGCGATCCTGGTCATCGGGCTGGCCCTGGTCAGCGCCGGTGACACCCTGGGCCTCGGCCGCTGGTGGGGCGGTACCCGCCTGGTCAAGCGCCTCCCCTTCCTCAAGTGA
- a CDS encoding cyclic nucleotide-binding domain-containing protein, which translates to MVTAADLAREPFFDGMRSLDLTRLAKAARHTDIPAGRRIFAESAAAERFWLLLDGSVAVDMNLPEGGTLVVDTFGPGSVVGWSWLFRPHRWRFGAVASTPVQAIEFDGRLVRTLSAVDPSLGYELTRRLAEQVVGRLEAARTRLADAAPGSLGRAV; encoded by the coding sequence ATGGTGACCGCAGCCGATCTGGCCCGCGAGCCGTTCTTCGACGGTATGCGGAGCCTGGATCTGACCAGGCTGGCGAAGGCGGCCCGGCACACCGACATCCCCGCGGGGCGGCGCATCTTCGCCGAGTCCGCCGCGGCGGAGCGGTTCTGGCTCCTCCTCGACGGGAGCGTGGCCGTCGACATGAACCTCCCCGAAGGCGGGACCCTCGTCGTCGACACCTTCGGGCCCGGATCGGTGGTGGGCTGGTCGTGGCTGTTCCGTCCGCACCGCTGGCGGTTCGGCGCGGTCGCGAGCACACCCGTCCAGGCGATCGAGTTCGACGGCCGGCTGGTGCGGACGCTGAGCGCCGTCGACCCGTCGCTCGGCTACGAGCTGACGCGCCGCCTCGCCGAGCAGGTCGTGGGCCGCCTGGAGGCGGCCCGGACCCGGCTGGCCGATGCCGCCCCCGGCTCCCTGGGCCGCGCGGTGTGA
- a CDS encoding MBL fold metallo-hydrolase, which translates to MAHVQVVETSSLGDRSYLAHDGRVALVVDPQRDIDRFLALAGRLDVRITHVAETHLHNDYVSGGLALARATGAAYLLSADEDVAFERTALADGDEIAVSDALRIRAVATPGHTFHHLSYVLSGPGGPEGVFTGGSLLFGTTGRTDLLGSEHAHLLAQRQHASARRLADLLPDGAHVWPTHGFGSFCSASQSDAESSTIGQERRANPALRLEADDFVTETLDGLDAYPAYYAHMGVRNSAGADLLDLTPARTADPAELRDRIAAGEWVVDLRSRKAFAQRHLAGTLSFGLDGAMSTWLGWLAPWGAPLTLLGDSPEQIAAAQRELARIGIDRPAAASSGEPERWAGGDADRLRETLVATFADLAAARSGRVPRHLPAPDAVLDVRMTNEWRDGHVEGAVHIPLPELTGRLDELPAGTVWVHCGSGYRAAAATSLLQRAGVRAVHIDDAYSEAAPAGLTITDR; encoded by the coding sequence ATGGCACATGTCCAGGTAGTCGAGACCTCGTCCCTGGGCGACCGCAGCTACCTCGCCCACGACGGGCGGGTGGCGCTGGTCGTCGATCCGCAGCGCGACATCGACCGCTTCCTGGCCCTGGCCGGGCGGCTGGACGTCCGCATCACGCACGTGGCCGAGACCCACCTGCACAACGACTACGTCTCCGGCGGACTGGCCCTGGCCCGGGCGACCGGGGCGGCGTACCTGCTCTCGGCCGACGAGGACGTCGCCTTCGAGCGGACCGCCCTTGCGGACGGCGACGAGATCGCCGTCTCCGACGCGCTGCGCATCCGCGCCGTCGCCACCCCGGGGCACACCTTCCACCACCTGTCCTACGTCCTGTCCGGCCCCGGCGGGCCCGAAGGCGTCTTCACCGGCGGATCGCTGCTGTTCGGCACCACCGGCCGCACCGACCTCCTCGGTTCCGAGCACGCCCACCTTCTGGCCCAGCGGCAGCACGCGTCGGCGCGGCGGCTGGCCGACCTGCTGCCCGACGGCGCGCACGTCTGGCCCACGCACGGGTTCGGCAGCTTCTGCTCGGCGAGCCAGTCCGACGCCGAGTCCTCGACCATCGGCCAGGAGCGGCGAGCCAACCCGGCGCTGCGGCTGGAGGCCGACGACTTCGTCACCGAGACCCTGGACGGGCTCGACGCCTACCCCGCCTACTACGCGCACATGGGCGTCCGCAACAGCGCCGGAGCCGACCTGCTCGACCTCACCCCCGCCCGGACCGCCGACCCCGCCGAGCTGCGCGACCGCATCGCCGCCGGGGAGTGGGTCGTCGACCTGCGCTCCCGCAAGGCCTTCGCCCAGCGGCACCTGGCCGGCACCCTCAGCTTCGGCCTGGACGGCGCGATGTCGACGTGGCTCGGCTGGCTGGCGCCGTGGGGCGCGCCCCTCACCCTGCTCGGCGACAGCCCCGAGCAGATCGCCGCCGCCCAGCGGGAGCTGGCGCGGATCGGCATCGACCGCCCGGCCGCGGCGTCCTCCGGGGAGCCCGAGCGGTGGGCCGGCGGCGACGCCGACCGGCTGCGCGAGACCCTCGTCGCGACGTTCGCCGACCTGGCCGCCGCCCGCTCCGGCCGCGTCCCCCGGCACCTGCCCGCGCCGGACGCCGTGCTGGACGTGCGCATGACCAACGAGTGGAGGGACGGGCACGTCGAGGGCGCCGTCCACATCCCCCTCCCCGAGCTGACCGGCCGGCTGGACGAACTGCCCGCCGGGACCGTCTGGGTGCACTGCGGCTCGGGCTACCGGGCCGCCGCCGCCACCAGCCTGCTCCAGCGGGCCGGAGTGCGGGCCGTGCACATCGACGACGCCTACTCCGAGGCCGCGCCCGCGGGCCTCACCATCACCGACCGCTGA
- a CDS encoding OsmC family protein, with translation MSEMLVVHREDDAFAVIVRDHVIHVDQPYAGGGMDAGPTPVELFVASLAACTAHYARRYLKARCLPANGLEVAADYAMSPEGPARVSRIDLRLRPPVRLPDRDVGGLMAAVMACTVHNSILAAPRVGVRLESEVTAA, from the coding sequence ATGAGCGAGATGCTGGTCGTCCACCGGGAGGACGACGCCTTCGCGGTCATCGTCCGCGACCACGTGATCCACGTGGACCAGCCGTACGCGGGGGGAGGCATGGACGCCGGCCCGACGCCGGTCGAGCTGTTCGTGGCGTCCCTCGCCGCGTGCACCGCGCACTACGCCCGGCGCTACCTGAAGGCGCGCTGCCTGCCCGCGAACGGGCTGGAGGTCGCCGCCGACTACGCGATGAGCCCGGAGGGCCCCGCCCGGGTGTCGCGCATCGACCTGCGCCTGCGCCCTCCCGTCCGGCTGCCCGACCGGGACGTGGGGGGACTGATGGCGGCCGTCATGGCCTGCACGGTCCACAACTCGATCCTCGCCGCGCCGCGCGTCGGCGTGCGCCTGGAGAGCGAGGTCACGGCCGCCTGA
- a CDS encoding metal-sensitive transcriptional regulator, whose translation MEEHLEMDATALADALTRLRRAHGQLGGVISMIENADDCERVLTQLAAVSKAIDRAGFKIISTGLRHCQAAADRGEKPPISAERLEKLFLALS comes from the coding sequence ATGGAGGAGCATCTGGAGATGGACGCGACCGCCCTGGCGGACGCGCTGACCCGGCTCCGGCGGGCGCACGGCCAGCTGGGCGGGGTGATCTCGATGATCGAGAACGCCGACGACTGCGAGCGGGTGCTGACCCAGCTGGCGGCGGTGTCCAAGGCGATCGACCGGGCCGGATTCAAGATCATTTCGACCGGCCTGCGGCACTGCCAGGCGGCGGCCGACCGGGGCGAGAAGCCGCCGATCAGCGCCGAGCGCCTGGAGAAGCTCTTCCTCGCCCTTTCCTGA
- a CDS encoding sulfite exporter TauE/SafE family protein, producing MLTALVLGALIGVLLGLLGGGGSILAVPALVYGAGLPLASAVPASLLVVGISSATAALPRVHAGQVRWRIAGVFGAAGAAAAFGGAALNRLMPDQAVLLGFAALMVAAGWRMLAGGDRLGGACALPGGGVDWRSCLPKSIGAGAAVGVLTGLFGVGGGFLIIPALVVGLGLPMAAAVGTSLVIVVVNSVAGFAAHAGDATLDYGVIAAFTLAAVAGSLAAARLARRLDADRLRRWFAYLVFAVAAFVAAQAVLHPGATG from the coding sequence ATGCTGACCGCACTCGTCCTCGGCGCCCTCATCGGCGTCCTGCTCGGGCTGCTCGGCGGCGGCGGCTCCATCCTCGCCGTCCCCGCCCTCGTCTACGGCGCGGGCCTGCCGCTGGCCTCGGCGGTTCCCGCGTCCCTGCTGGTCGTGGGCATCTCCTCGGCCACGGCCGCGCTGCCCCGCGTCCACGCCGGGCAGGTGCGCTGGCGGATCGCCGGCGTCTTCGGCGCCGCCGGGGCGGCGGCCGCCTTCGGCGGGGCCGCCCTGAACCGCCTCATGCCCGACCAGGCCGTGCTGCTCGGCTTCGCGGCGCTCATGGTGGCGGCCGGCTGGCGGATGCTGGCCGGCGGCGACCGGCTGGGCGGGGCGTGCGCCCTTCCCGGCGGCGGCGTCGACTGGCGCTCCTGCCTGCCCAAGTCGATCGGCGCGGGCGCGGCCGTCGGCGTGCTGACCGGGCTGTTCGGCGTCGGCGGCGGCTTCCTGATCATCCCGGCCCTGGTCGTCGGGCTGGGCCTGCCGATGGCCGCCGCGGTCGGCACCTCCCTGGTCATCGTGGTGGTCAACTCGGTCGCCGGCTTCGCCGCGCACGCCGGGGACGCGACGCTGGACTACGGCGTCATCGCGGCGTTCACCCTGGCGGCCGTCGCCGGATCGCTCGCCGCCGCCCGCCTCGCCCGGCGCCTGGACGCCGACCGGCTGCGGCGCTGGTTCGCCTACCTCGTCTTCGCCGTCGCGGCCTTCGTCGCCGCGCAGGCCGTCCTCCACCCGGGGGCGACCGGATGA
- a CDS encoding universal stress protein, which translates to MWVVPEQRSVVVGVDGSPNSMAALRRAAREASERHARLDVVRVMEAGEGPARRPFQAVKEWLRLRRLVARVIPRSRHMTTRLRVLHGEPGVVLAEAAGRAELLVVGARSHSEHGNPLGGDTVPVVRERARCEVVICADQRAAAGDSL; encoded by the coding sequence ATGTGGGTCGTGCCCGAGCAACGGTCCGTCGTCGTCGGGGTGGACGGTTCCCCCAACTCCATGGCCGCGCTGCGCCGCGCCGCCCGCGAGGCCTCCGAACGCCACGCGCGGCTCGACGTGGTCCGCGTCATGGAGGCCGGCGAGGGCCCCGCGCGGCGCCCGTTCCAGGCGGTCAAGGAGTGGCTGCGGCTGCGCCGCCTGGTCGCCCGTGTGATCCCCCGATCCCGGCACATGACCACCCGGCTGCGCGTCCTGCACGGCGAGCCGGGCGTGGTGCTGGCCGAGGCGGCGGGGCGCGCCGAACTGCTGGTGGTCGGCGCCCGGTCGCACTCCGAGCACGGCAATCCGCTCGGCGGCGACACCGTCCCGGTCGTGCGGGAGCGGGCGCGCTGCGAGGTCGTGATCTGCGCGGACCAGAGGGCCGCCGCCGGCGACAGCCTCTGA
- a CDS encoding BON domain-containing protein: MKRRTVGDVMTRNWQDPAEVHVRVQEGVVHLTGRVERKSLVPVVVRMTAATEGVVDVVQNLGYDYADTSAAPHPGV; encoded by the coding sequence ATGAAGCGCCGCACGGTCGGGGACGTCATGACCAGGAACTGGCAGGACCCCGCCGAGGTGCACGTCCGTGTCCAGGAGGGGGTCGTCCACCTCACCGGGCGCGTGGAGCGCAAGAGCCTGGTCCCGGTCGTCGTGCGCATGACCGCCGCCACGGAAGGCGTCGTCGACGTCGTCCAGAACCTCGGCTACGACTACGCCGACACCAGCGCCGCCCCCCACCCGGGGGTCTGA
- a CDS encoding AAA family ATPase: MEAAAVAETHIGVVFFAGDRAYKLKKPVDLGFLDFSTRELRERACHEEVRLNRRFAPDVYLGVADVHGPGGDVCDHLVVMRRMPADRRLSTLVRAGAPVRDALRDTARILAAWHSRAPRGPRVAAEETRDAVRGRWHDSFEQTGPFRGAVLDAAAAAETEALADEFLAGREPLFDARIADGRVVDGHGDLLAGDVFCLDDGPRILDCLEFDDRLRFLDGLDDAAFLAMDLERLGAPDLAERFLGWYAEYAADPAPSSLRHHYVAYRAFVRAKVACLRHGQGAPDAAADARAYADVALRHLRAGRVGLIMVGGLPGTGKTSLAGALADRLGCTVLSSDRIRKELAGLAPADPAGAPYGSGIYTPEWGRRTHREMAARAASLLRMGETVVLDASWTSEANRELLAAVAEQEHAHLTPLRCEAPEAVCAERMRTRPRGASDADADIAAAMRADSAPWPGSATVDTSGPLPRAVDQALAAMDPAGPPDRSPAPRPA, encoded by the coding sequence GTGGAGGCCGCGGCCGTCGCCGAGACCCACATCGGCGTGGTCTTCTTCGCCGGGGACCGCGCCTACAAGCTGAAGAAGCCGGTGGACCTGGGGTTCCTGGACTTCAGCACCCGTGAGCTGCGCGAGCGCGCGTGCCACGAGGAGGTCCGGCTGAACCGGCGGTTCGCCCCCGACGTGTACCTCGGCGTCGCCGACGTGCACGGGCCCGGCGGCGACGTCTGCGACCATCTGGTCGTGATGCGGCGGATGCCCGCCGACCGGCGCCTGTCCACCCTGGTCAGGGCGGGCGCGCCGGTGCGGGACGCGCTGCGCGACACCGCCCGGATCCTGGCCGCCTGGCACTCCAGGGCGCCGCGCGGTCCCCGCGTCGCGGCCGAGGAGACCCGCGACGCCGTCCGGGGCCGCTGGCACGACAGTTTCGAGCAGACCGGGCCGTTCCGCGGCGCCGTCCTGGACGCCGCGGCCGCCGCCGAGACCGAGGCCCTCGCGGACGAGTTCCTCGCCGGCCGCGAGCCCCTGTTCGACGCCCGCATCGCCGACGGGCGCGTGGTCGACGGGCACGGCGACCTGCTGGCCGGCGACGTCTTCTGCCTGGACGACGGCCCGCGGATCCTCGACTGCCTGGAGTTCGACGACCGGCTCCGCTTCCTGGACGGTCTCGACGACGCCGCGTTCCTGGCGATGGACCTCGAACGCCTGGGCGCCCCGGACCTCGCCGAGCGCTTCCTCGGCTGGTACGCCGAGTACGCCGCCGACCCGGCCCCGTCCTCGCTGCGCCACCACTACGTGGCCTACCGCGCCTTCGTCCGCGCCAAGGTGGCGTGCCTGCGCCACGGCCAGGGCGCCCCGGACGCGGCCGCCGACGCCCGCGCCTACGCCGACGTCGCGCTGCGCCATCTGCGCGCCGGCCGCGTCGGCCTGATCATGGTGGGCGGGCTCCCGGGCACCGGGAAGACCTCCCTGGCCGGCGCGCTGGCCGACCGGCTCGGCTGCACGGTGCTCAGCAGCGACCGGATCCGCAAGGAGCTCGCCGGGCTGGCGCCCGCCGACCCGGCGGGCGCCCCCTACGGCTCCGGCATCTACACGCCGGAATGGGGCCGGCGCACCCACCGCGAGATGGCCGCGCGCGCCGCGAGCCTGCTCCGGATGGGCGAGACGGTCGTCCTGGACGCCTCCTGGACGTCCGAGGCCAACCGGGAACTCCTCGCCGCCGTCGCCGAGCAGGAGCACGCGCACCTGACGCCGCTGCGCTGCGAGGCGCCGGAGGCCGTCTGCGCCGAGCGGATGCGGACCCGCCCCCGGGGCGCCTCCGACGCCGACGCGGACATCGCCGCCGCCATGCGCGCGGACTCCGCGCCCTGGCCCGGATCGGCGACCGTCGACACCAGTGGGCCCCTCCCCCGCGCCGTCGACCAGGCCCTCGCCGCCATGGACCCCGCGGGTCCGCCGGACCGTTCTCCCGCACCCCGTCCTGCCTGA